In the genome of Raphanus sativus cultivar WK10039 chromosome 9, ASM80110v3, whole genome shotgun sequence, the window aaaatgttaagcaCACCTAAAGAGCCCACTGCTGATTAGTGGCAAGGGGTTGAGAATAATTGGTACTTGATTAGTAATGTCAAAGACAATAATGGCAGCAGCAGCACCCCGGTAGTACATAGGAGCCAAGCTACAATGACGTTCCTGACCAGCTGTATCCCAAACTTTGAAAGTTGCATCATTCACAGCCAATGTTTGAGAGAAGAAAGCTGCACCTATCGTTGATTTCTGTTCACATCAAAAAGTATGAAAAACACAGTCCAAAACCATGCAATTTTTACGCTCAATGGTGTTACTTCAAGTTCACTTAACAACAAATCTGCAAATAAGAAAcgtagtataaaaaaaatactctcAACTACATCATAATTTTGTTTACTTAAATAactctgataaaaaaaaaaacatggccACATCCTCAGTACTAAGAAACTACAGATCAACATGTTTCTAACTCCTGTCTGTAGCGAGGATCAGATCAACATGCTTAACTCCACATTTCAGGGGACAGAAGGTGAATACAAGCAAGTCCATGGTAGTTGACAACACTAAGAGCAACTACAGAACATAACTGAAGTTTGAGGACAACACAGTAGCCTGAGAAGTGAAATAATCGGAGCATACATACCTGATAATCCGCGTCGACAAATACGTGAAAACATTTCCCCCACAAATGATAAAACAATAACTGTGCTGTTAGCCTCAATTCATGGAACTCTCTCCTTGATAATAATCACCAATCTCTTTATAAGTCATTTTAAGCACTCCAGCGTTTTCAAGCAAACACAATATAAGCAATCTGTCATCACATAGCATTTGCATCAGCTagagaataataataaatataccaCTGGACATAAATTCATAAAGAGATATTCACAACATTACATGCTTATACTTGATCAAACAAAAGAATGTTGCCATGGAGCGAGCGAACAAAGCTACCAGATCGGATGATCCCATGCAATTTTTACACCAAAACCCTTAGCTTTATACTGATGAAACATGCAATCTGTCAACGATCCAATCAAAATTCTCCAGGAAGAAAATCAATCCAAGTCAAGTCACCATCTGAGGATAAACCAAAAAGATCCCACAAGGAATATACGAAATCAGTACTGACCGATTTGGCGTCCATGTTCTTGTTTCCAGCGGTGGCCATGATTGTTGATCTGAAGCTTGGGAAATCCGGGAGAAGATAGAACTGAACGATTTCACCGTGACACAAGAGCCGTCTCTTCCATTCCCTGCTCAACCAACGTCGCTTATATTTATTgctattttccattttttttcaaTCCTACTTTTAGGCTAAAAGACGCTCTCAAGAGCCCCGGACAATGATGCTCTAACTTGAAGCACAAAGGCATATGTGTCGGTCGGTTGCTCAGCAAGCTGCAAGCTCTGAGGATATTAATTGTGGTATCCAATCTAGTTTCCAACGTGACTGTGGTGGTTATTTTATCTCTGTTGTGAGGAACGTAAAAGcctaaaaaaaataacagaacTTATTAACCTTCCCTTTTAACATATCCGTCTCTAACAGATACATCAGAAGCCTTGATTGGATCAAAGCACACAACAACCTTTACCACCGGGAATTGGGAGGACGAAGACCAAGGAATAAActttcatttgatttttttttttttaagcttCAACATTGTACATTGGAGAATTAGTAGAGGGGctagtttataaattttctaatttttgtcAAACATTTTTCCACAACGATTAttatttgggaaaaaaaaaatcaacacaaaACGTTTTACGTTTGAGCTTCTTCAAATTGTGAGATTTCAACGCTGGCTTAACTTTTAATAGTTTATCTGTTTATTGGATCGAATACTTTTATCTGGACTGAAACATCCATCCATATTTACAACAATCATCTGACATCATAATACACAGCATGAACCAGTCAACATGTACTGGCACTGCTTAACATTTTCTCTCAAATACAAGCAAAACTCttatttcaattaataataatacGTATTTTTACTAACCACATCCAATCTCTTTCtcaaatcataaaaatatcTATTCTTCGGATTCGTTACTAACATACACATTTCCTGCTTATAAACCAAAACATCTTTCTAAGAGAAAGCCATTTAGTATCTGACCAACGTGTATATTGAGGAGAAATCTCATTTCCGTACTTGTTATCAGAGAaaggaaacataaactttatgTTTATAATCTCAATCAATAAGTAGATAAACATTTTGCAAACGGACATACTGAGTATATTGGGACAAGTGAGAGACTGATAAATCTTGAGAGCTGCTATAGATCTGATTGCTGATATGAACGTACATCATGAATTACCTCTGCCTGCTGCTGATGCTGTTAAGATTTGGACTCAAAAACTCTTCTGTAGGCGACTGATAGTTTCAACAGCTGGTTGGTTAGAAAGTCTGAGTCTTAGGCTTCTCTGGTTCTGCAACTATGTGTAGAGAGTTCTTAGTCTCTATTGTCTGCCCCCATGGCTGATATGTTGACTGACCAGCGTATGGCGAGTGGGTTGCAGAAGATGAAGACATCGAGGGAGCTGACCAACTCCACGAAGCGGATGAGACTACCAGAGAAGCTGCATCAACCAGAACCGGAGCAAATGTACCGATCCCCACAGTATATGGTGAGAAATCTGGCAACGGCAGGTTGTTATTTAGGTATAAGACCACTTGTTCCATCGTAGGCCTAGACTCTGGCACGATATTTGAACAGAGCAACCCGAGTTTCATAACCATCTCGACTTCCTCTGGTAAGAACTCATCTCCCAGTCTCGGGTCAGTGGCCTCAAGCAAAGCATCCTTCTTCCAACACTCACAAACCCATTTGATCATATGTCGTTTCTCGGCTTCCAACTGCGGTTCCACTGGTCTTCTTCCACAGGCTACTTCAAGCATGAAAACACCAAAGGCGTAAACATCAGTTCCAGTTGAAGCTCCCATCGTGATTAGCTCAGGCGCCATGTACCCTACTGTTCCCACCGCAGCTGTTGTGGCCGCATCGCCTCCATGTTCATGAAACCTAGCCATGCCAAAATCCCCTAACCTACCATTGAACTCCGCGTCCAGCATAACGTTGGAAGCTTTGACATCTCGGTGCAGAACAACTTGGTCAGCAGCTGTATGGAGGTACCACAGAGCAGACGCTATTCCTTTAACAACCCCAAGTCTCCGTGACCAAGGAAGAACCGGTTTCGTCTCATCAAACAAATGCTCGTCAAGGCTACCGTTGGGCATGTACTCCGAGACAAGAAGAAGCTCCCGCTTTCTCCTGCAATACCCGAAAAGTGGAACAAGATTCCTGTGTTTCAGACATTCCATGCTCACCACTTCAGCCACGAATTGCTTCACACCTTCATCACCATTATAGGACACTCTCTTTACTGCTATTTCTCTGCCTTGCGGAAGATCTCCTCTATAGACTTCACCAAAGCCTCCTTTTCCGATGAAGTCATCCTTGCTGAAACCCTTTGTTGCTTTGTACAAGGACTTGTAAGAGAACCTATGCGCATCAAAATCCTTCTCCCATGTTTCAGAAACTTCAGAATACTTCTTCCTCCTGTAGACATAAAGTCCAGCAAGAAAAGCCAAAACCGCTACAGCCACACAAACAACCAGGATAATAATCCACCGAGGTAGATTCTTATGCGGAGCTCTAGGATGAGGAACTTTAGGAAGCTTTGAGATGTCAAGTCCATGCAGTGATCCTCTGCCTGTGCTGAAACTCCACCAGAGAATATACTGACCACTCACCGCGTTCCCTGTTGCTGCAGAGAAGCCAACAAACAGTTTGGATCTATTAGGAAAAATCTCTTCAAGGTTGATTGGGTGTGACAAAAGTGGCCGGCTTGGCTTCAGGACTTTAAGAGGTGCGATCCAGACACTGAGCATAGTGCCATCATAATCCACCCAGACCTGTATAGGCTTCCCACTCAAGAGGTTCATGCTTTCGTTTCTCCCTTTCATGTCTGAATAGTAAGACGCCCGAGCTACTGCGAGAGATACAGGGTTGTTCACATCAATACCAAGGTGGTTACTACCTTCGGTGTCTTTGTACTCAGGGTTCCATATAGTGTCAAGCTCAACAGCAAGAGCGTGAGATCCATTTGCTGACGCGTTGAAAATCCCCAAGAATCTTGAATCTTGTGCGTGCGAGAAATCCAGAGAAGGAGATACTAAAAAGGTAAGACCATGGCCGCCTTCAACACCTGGCTTAGGCACCAGAGCACACACGAAATGTGTTGAGAAGGAACTGAACTGAATTGGTTTCTTGTAGAACGCCCGGCCTATTTGATGATCTGAATCGTTTGTCAGCTGCAATAATCCACTGGGAAGTACTTTTGCAGCAGCATCTAGATAAAGATCTTCTTGGGAgttagagttttcatagacaaACCTTGTCTCTTGTTGACTTGATAGAGAGATGAGATGAAGAGCAGAGATAACCAGGATCTGAAGTAGCCAACGAGTCATTGCAGATGATGAAACAGAGAGTCTGGATCTGATGTGTAAATATTCTCTCATAAAACCTCGCAAGCTGGAGAAAAGGTGAACAAGAAAAGAATGAGAGCTTCTGTTTCAGTGATCCAAGCCtataaaactttttaatatcattttattaacaaaaggACTCATCATTTCTTTTTCTGGCTTTACATACTGTACTCGATTAGCACGATGATATTAAATTAGTCAAGAAATAAAGCTTAACGTGGTTTCAAAATATTCCATTTCAGACAAATACTTTTTTTAACGTATATGATATTATCAACTTCAGTCCAAAATGACAACGCAACTGCTACACTGAAGCTATTATCTTATAATATAATACGTGTAAGAAGCATCAATATACGTTTAGGGGGGGACCGTGCACCAACTTTTATGGGATTCGTCTTCTACTTGAAGCTATCTTCTAAGGAAGCAgacaaaagataatattttaatgaaaaccATATTTTAAACATGTCCTTGACCTTTCGGAGCAGAATAAAAAAATTCTCCCATGTTTTGTAATGATATTTCAACACAATAGACCAAAAGGAAGACGCCTAGGAAAGCCTGGTATGATCATGACAACTAcaagtgtttttaaaaatgaaaagtaaTAGACACTGTGGTTACGTCCCTACCTTTGTTGATTACATTCTCACAGGAACAACAAATTAAGTAACTAAGCTAAGATTAGAGAGAAGGAAGTATTGACAACTGACTATAACATAATACTTTCCTGTGCTACTCATGATCCACCAAATGAAGGTGGGAATTGCATAGACAAGATTAGACCGAAGCGGTTTAGTTCTCATAGAAAACCTAAAGGTACAATTGATAAACTTAATTACTAGCTAATCAGCTTTATTTTTATGGCAGCAGGAGATAAGTATGTTAgtgaaaaaaacattaatttaaatgaaaataccTGCTAACGAAAGGAAGAATCCAAAACAATCAGCAGGGGAATTCAAGCAACTTCAAGATATACCTCCATTGAGACTCTGCAATCCTCAGAGCTGAGAATACTACTCTCTCAACAATCGGATCTAAACCGTTTTTCGAGTGGCATCCACACATGTCTCTTCCCAAAGGTTACTTCAAGCACAAAGACACAAATGTGGGTTGCTAAAAAAGCTGCAATTGTTGCAACCTCTTGGGGAGATTTGGCCTCCAGTTTCCACAGAGACTGCATTGGTTAACCTCAGTATCTAACATACCATCAGAACCGTTGATATGTGAGCCCCTGTGTGCAACAACCTTTACTACCAGGAAGAACATTGCatcatacatattttttttctcccATCTagagagcagagagagagataagCTACTCCAAGAACCTAAGATCACTATTAAAACCAGTAGAACCAAGCATTGTGCTGAGAGTTTTGAAAAGCAATTGAGCAACACCAagcagataaaaaaaaaggagaattCACCTTCAACTAATCCCTAATCGAGGCTTCAGAATCTACGAGTGTCTAATTTTTCCTTTTCCGTTCATCGGCCGTCTCTATTCCGGCGAAGAATACAGCTGATACAACGACGAGAATCGTCATCTCCGTCAGAAGCTTTAGGCACGACGCAGAGAAAGGAATAAACTGAAACTGACATTTAAATCCTCAACTTCTAAAAATAATCCAAAAGAGCCCTTAACTCCTAAATAGATCATTTTAATCCAGACTCTCTGTCAAACAAGcacaataaatcataaattgCCGGAGCtaattcattaattaattaatttatacattctctaaaacatttttttcacaATAATAtataggcctgggcgttcgggtacccattcgggttcggttcgggtttttcggatttcggttctattttgtaacaccttctaggtcccattctagtaaatctacaagttcggttcgggttcggatataacacatcggtttcggttcggttcggataatacccgaagtaaccatatatcattcggattcgggttatataagatcggttcggatataccctaagtaaaatctaaaattcaatagaaaaacataaaaaaatatacttatttatatataatggagtatttaagatatttttttaaaaaaattagatacttattgttagatatcatgttgaaataaacatgaaattgaatatttgaagtacatatttatgttttaaatatttatattatatattaattcggaCATTCGGATCGgtttgttcggatatttttcgggtttttcgggtttttcgggtttttcggattatccattcgggttcggttaataacacttcgggttcggatatgttttgtaacaccctacaagatccattcggatattttttagaattcggattcggttcggatcgggtttttcggttcgggttcggttcggatttcggattACGGGTTTTATGCCCAGCCCTAATAATATATCCTTTTGCAAGCAAATtatgacaaaataaaaagaaatcttcgcaaaaaagagaaaacaaaacaaattacaagAACACAAGGCTTCAGCGTTGAGTTTAAGTTTGTTATTAGATCTCAACGTCCTACTCCGTACTGGATCGAGTGAGTAATAAACATAGACTCACTCGCCGAACCGTCAGACACCACCACAGACGAGCTTCCTCCCACCACGACCGAACTAAGCACCCCAATCCCCGGAGAATCCGGAGAGAAATCCGGCAACGGAACCAGCTCCTCAAGGTACTGCACCACTCTCTCCATCTCCGGCCTCGCTTCCGGGACTAGATTCGTGCACAGCAGCCCCACTTTCATCACCAACTCCACAGACCTAGACTCAAACGCCTCACCACCACCTCTCAGCTTCTCATCTCGAGCCTCCAGCATATCCTTCTTCCTCCAGCACTCACAAACCCATCTCACAAGAAACTGCTTCTCCACCGCCTCCGTCATCTCCACGGGCCTCCTCCCGCATGCCACTTCGAGCAAGAACGCTCCGAACGCGTACACGTCGGTTCTCGTCGAAGCTCCCATCGAAGTCAGCTCGGGAGCCATGTATCCCACTGTTCCCACAGCTCCCGTAGTCGTCGGGTTAGCTCCGTGTTCGTGGTACCTCGCCATACCGAAGTCTCCCAGCTTCCCGTTAAACTCCGAGTCCAGCATCACGTTGGAAGCTTTGATGTCTCTGTGGAGAACCACCTGCGTCGCTTCTCTGTGCAAGTAACAAACCGCTGACGCTATTCCTTTAACAATCCAAAACCTTTTCGACCAAGTAAGAGCCGCCGGTTCTTGGTTATAAAACAAGAACCGGTCTAGGCTTCCATTAGGCATGTACTCGGAGACGAGAAAGAACTCTCCCTTCCTCCTGCAGTACCCGAGTAGCGGGACTAAGTTCCTGTGGTCTAACCTCCCCATGCTCGCGATCTCCGCCACGAACTGCTTCATCCCTCGCTCTCCTCCTCCGTCGCGGTGTGAGAATCTTTTCACCGCTACTACGTCTCCTTCCCGAGGGAGAGTTCCTTTGTAGACTTCTCCGAACCCTCCTTTGCCGAGAAACCCGTCTCTGTGGAAACCTCTCGTTGCTTTGTAGATAGTTTTGTAAGAGTAACGGTGTGGACCGTACTCTTTCTCCCACTCCTCTCTTACTTCCGCGTACTTGTTTCTCCTGTAGAGGTAAGCTCCTCCGAGAAGCAGCAAGATTATGATTCCGAGGACGATCAAGAGAAGAATCATCAGAGTAGAGAGTTTTTTCTTGGGACGAGGGACGTTAGGGAGTTTAGAGATGTCTAGGCTCTGTAGTGACTGTTTGCTTCTGCTGAAAGACCAACCGAGTATGTAATGGTTGTTTGCTAACTGCCCTGTTGCCGCAGAGAATCCCACAAACATTCTTCCCTGGAGAACCTGTGAGAGATCGAGGGGTGTTGAGATGAGACTCCGGCTCGGCTTCTGAGCGTTAAGAGGCGCAAGTGAAACGTTTAGCACGGTTCCATCGTAGTCCACCCAGACCTGGATGGAATCTCCACTCAAGAGATTGATGCTTTTACTCCGACCTTGTTTGTCTGAAAAGTAAGCAGCTGGAGCAGAGACGTTCGACATGAGGCTGTTCACGTCGACGCCAACGTGGTTGTTATCGATGTCGTCGAACTCCGCGCTTTGGACTGTATCAAGCTCGACAGCGAAGATGCGAGACGAAGGTGATCCGTTGCTTGTGGTGTTGAAAAGGCCCAAGTACTGAGTTGCATCTGCCTCTGAGAGATTCGTGGTGGGAGATAGGAAGAAGGCTATCCCGTTCCCTCCGGTTTTTCCCGGTTTAAGCACCATCGCACACACGAAATGAGTGTAGAAGGAGAGGTGGGATTCATCAGATGAGTTGAAGAACTCCAAGGGATGCTTGAAGAAAGCGTGACCCATCTTTTGCTCTGAAGTGTTGGTTAGCTGGAGTAGTCCACTGGGAAGGATCTGAGCGACCCCATCAACTTGGAGATCTCCCTGGCGAAAACCGTTGAAGATGAAGCTGGTTTCTTGCTGACTTGAGGGatgaatcagaagaagaaaagagatcaCCATCCAGATCAGATCCAGTCCTTGAGCCATTTGTTAATGgaacagagttttttttttttgctatattGAGAATAAATAAGCTTGTCTCTGACTCTGAGTCAATGGTAATGGTAAATAACTATCTTCTCCATCTGCAGAAACAAGGTCATATCATTGCTCCACAAGAAGAACATTCTGCATTTTGCCATTTCCAAGAAATTTTGGCAACAGTTGACTTAAAAAGAATATGGTAATTTCCAGAGACAGCTATTCATATATTTTGTATTCTTCGTTTTAAAAGAATATTCAAATGCCAAAGGCTTCTGACTGATCGTCATACCAAGTCCTACTTTTCTTAAACCATACAGAAAGTTTATCTGTCACTATCTATGGATATTTTAATTCTGTTGCCTGTGGTTCATGGGTGAATCATGCATCTCCTAGGATACCTTGCAGGTACTTGAGATCAGCATGAATAAGGATAAAGACTAACACCATTTGTAAACAATTTCGTAACCAGAATATGTATCAGCTCTCTCACTACAGAACAAACGACAACCTGTTGACTTCATTgtcaaagaacaaaaaaaaaactgatgcaAATCtgttgggattgtgaaagcccatgtccaactctatttatctgattagtacgatattgtccactttgggccttaatggcaagcccgcatggatttaattttggtttctatcccaaaaggcctcgtactaattagagttagacttctctttatatattagacacttcttgtctaattctccaatgtgggacttagatTGCATCTCTCAAAATCCTCTCACACAGAGTTCAAGCTTTTGCAAAATCTCTAATGTTTGAATGTTATATAATCTATAATAGGCTCATGCCTTGAATAAAGAGTGACAACAACCGATTATCAAAGTATTTAGTAAAGTAGCTACAAGAATTTACACAAAAGattagtcttttaaaaaaaaaaaaaatctttctacCAGTCAAACTTTGTGGAGAATGTCAACAAGAACATGTGTGAGTAtatgagaaaacaaaaaaaatctgatgGAAATGGACGAAAACAATCAAATAACAAGAAGTTGTTAGAAACTTTCATCATCGTCCACTCCCGTAGAGGAGTGAATGAGTAACGAACATAGAGTTGTTGGATGAGGAAGAAGACAGTGACAGTGAAGGGAGCATGAGCTGTGCCTGTGAAAACACACTTGGAGTGAGCACTCCAATTCCAGGAGAATACGGCCAAAACTCAGGCAAAGCTAGATTCCCGTTTAAGTACTGCACCACTTGTTCCATGGACGGTCTTGCCTCTGGAGCAAGGTTTGCACACAGCAAACCGACTTTCAGAACCCTCTCCACTTCCTGGGATGAGAACTCCGTCAGCCTTGGATCAACAGCATCAATCAAAGAAGATCTTCTCCAGCATTCACCAACCCATTTGATCAGAAAACGTTTCGCAGCCGAAAAGCCAGGCTCCACAGGTCTCCTCCCACAAGTTATCTCAAGCAAGAAAACACCAAAAGCGTATACATCAGTTCCAGTGGAAGGTCCCATTGTTG includes:
- the LOC108827192 gene encoding L-type lectin-domain containing receptor kinase I.9-like, which codes for MREYLHIRSRLSVSSSAMTRWLLQILVISALHLISLSSQQETRFVYENSNSQEDLYLDAAAKVLPSGLLQLTNDSDHQIGRAFYKKPIQFSSFSTHFVCALVPKPGVEGGHGLTFLVSPSLDFSHAQDSRFLGIFNASANGSHALAVELDTIWNPEYKDTEGSNHLGIDVNNPVSLAVARASYYSDMKGRNESMNLLSGKPIQVWVDYDGTMLSVWIAPLKVLKPSRPLLSHPINLEEIFPNRSKLFVGFSAATGNAVSGQYILWWSFSTGRGSLHGLDISKLPKVPHPRAPHKNLPRWIIILVVCVAVAVLAFLAGLYVYRRKKYSEVSETWEKDFDAHRFSYKSLYKATKGFSKDDFIGKGGFGEVYRGDLPQGREIAVKRVSYNGDEGVKQFVAEVVSMECLKHRNLVPLFGYCRRKRELLLVSEYMPNGSLDEHLFDETKPVLPWSRRLGVVKGIASALWYLHTAADQVVLHRDVKASNVMLDAEFNGRLGDFGMARFHEHGGDAATTAAVGTVGYMAPELITMGASTGTDVYAFGVFMLEVACGRRPVEPQLEAEKRHMIKWVCECWKKDALLEATDPRLGDEFLPEEVEMVMKLGLLCSNIVPESRPTMEQVVLYLNNNLPLPDFSPYTVGIGTFAPVLVDAASLVVSSASWSWSAPSMSSSSATHSPYAGQSTYQPWGQTIETKNSLHIVAEPEKPKTQTF
- the LOC108824231 gene encoding L-type lectin-domain containing receptor kinase I.8: MAQGLDLIWMVISFLLLIHPSSQQETSFIFNGFRQGDLQVDGVAQILPSGLLQLTNTSEQKMGHAFFKHPLEFFNSSDESHLSFYTHFVCAMVLKPGKTGGNGIAFFLSPTTNLSEADATQYLGLFNTTSNGSPSSRIFAVELDTVQSAEFDDIDNNHVGVDVNSLMSNVSAPAAYFSDKQGRSKSINLLSGDSIQVWVDYDGTVLNVSLAPLNAQKPSRSLISTPLDLSQVLQGRMFVGFSAATGQLANNHYILGWSFSRSKQSLQSLDISKLPNVPRPKKKLSTLMILLLIVLGIIILLLLGGAYLYRRNKYAEVREEWEKEYGPHRYSYKTIYKATRGFHRDGFLGKGGFGEVYKGTLPREGDVVAVKRFSHRDGGGERGMKQFVAEIASMGRLDHRNLVPLLGYCRRKGEFFLVSEYMPNGSLDRFLFYNQEPAALTWSKRFWIVKGIASAVCYLHREATQVVLHRDIKASNVMLDSEFNGKLGDFGMARYHEHGANPTTTGAVGTVGYMAPELTSMGASTRTDVYAFGAFLLEVACGRRPVEMTEAVEKQFLVRWVCECWRKKDMLEARDEKLRGGGEAFESRSVELVMKVGLLCTNLVPEARPEMERVVQYLEELVPLPDFSPDSPGIGVLSSVVVGGSSSVVVSDGSASESMFITHSIQYGVGR